The Flavobacterium piscisymbiosum genome includes a region encoding these proteins:
- a CDS encoding NUDIX hydrolase, whose translation MELKHILEKQSAESFKKYIPTLSIDCAIFSFNENSLHVLTVKMKDQNSWGLPGGYVKKEENVDDAAVRILKDRTGTENIYLQQFYTFGNLKRSESAFEEHDDSIWNKQRFVSIGYYALAEHSHVKLVIDEYSTAVEWHSIDNLPPFMMDHRSILDKALLTLREQLNNHPIGYNLLSEKFTMPELQKLYEAILGKKLNRGNFYRKILRYDILTKLDESRKGGAHKAPDLYSFDLEKYNSALKEGLKGSW comes from the coding sequence ATGGAATTAAAACATATACTTGAAAAACAATCTGCAGAGTCCTTTAAAAAATATATTCCGACGCTTTCTATCGATTGTGCTATTTTTAGTTTTAACGAAAATTCGCTTCATGTTTTAACCGTAAAAATGAAAGATCAAAATTCCTGGGGACTTCCGGGAGGTTATGTAAAAAAAGAGGAAAACGTTGATGATGCGGCAGTTAGAATATTAAAAGACAGAACAGGAACAGAGAATATCTACCTGCAGCAGTTTTATACTTTTGGAAATTTAAAACGTTCTGAAAGTGCTTTTGAAGAGCATGATGACAGTATATGGAATAAACAGCGTTTTGTATCTATTGGTTATTATGCGCTCGCAGAACATTCGCACGTAAAATTGGTTATCGATGAATATTCTACTGCCGTTGAATGGCACTCTATAGACAATCTTCCGCCATTTATGATGGATCACAGATCGATTTTAGATAAAGCTTTGCTTACTCTTCGCGAGCAATTGAACAATCATCCTATTGGTTATAATCTTCTAAGTGAAAAGTTTACAATGCCGGAATTGCAGAAATTGTATGAAGCCATTTTAGGAAAAAAACTAAATCGAGGTAATTTTTATCGAAAAATCCTTCGCTATGATATTCTGACCAAACTAGATGAATCCCGAAAAGGTGGCGCACATAAAGCCCCTGATTTGTACAGCTTTGATTTAGAGAAATATAACAGCGCACTTAAAGAAGGTTTAAAAGGAAGCTGGTAA
- a CDS encoding glycoside hydrolase family 3 protein — protein sequence MKKTIITVGFAFFISVTVQAQQENFTIIKNNKGADLGYSPESGIKILTVNGKKFKDLNKNGKLDKYEDWRLSADERAKDLASQMSVEQIAGLMLYSRHQALPAGIAGYNAGTYNGKVFPESNAKAYDLTDQQKAFLKEDNLRHVLITNVESPEVAALWNNQMQAFVEGIGLGIPSNTSTDPRHNATVTAEFNAGAGGTISMWPDGLGMASTFDPKIVEQFGQIAAKEYRALGIATALSPQIDLGSEPRWYRISMTFGESPALTRDMGRAYIDGFQTSYGKDEIKDGWGYKSVNAMVKHWPSGGAEEGGRDGHWAYGKFAVYPGNNLQQHIDPFINGAFKLKGKTSKASAVMPYYTITFDQDKKYNENVANGYSKYIITDLLRDKYGYDGVVCTDWLVTGDEGKTPNLFAGKPWGVENLSINERHYKAIIAGVDQFGGNNDKKPVLEAYQMGIKEFGESFMRARFERSAVRLLKNIFRVGLFENPYLNVAETKAIVGNSEFMKAGYEAQLKSVVLLKNKASVLPLKEKKTVFIPKIYKASTKDWWGVASQPKLEYPVNLELVKKYYNVTEDPSKADFAIVFVTSPQSLEGGYDLKDRQNGSNGYVPISLQYGTYTATEARAKSIAAGDQVIDPAIKDRTYKNKTVTVANTMDLRTILDTRDMMNGKPVIVSVTASKPMIFNEFEKQVDGIVLNFGVSTQAVLDIISGKTEPSGLLPVQMPVNMETVEKQFEDVPYDMTPHKDSEGNVYDFAYGLNWKGVIKDARTEVYKK from the coding sequence ATGAAAAAAACAATCATAACTGTCGGTTTCGCTTTTTTTATAAGCGTTACAGTACAAGCTCAGCAGGAAAATTTTACCATTATTAAAAACAATAAAGGTGCCGATTTGGGATATTCTCCTGAATCCGGCATCAAAATTCTAACAGTTAACGGAAAGAAATTTAAAGATTTAAATAAAAACGGAAAACTGGATAAGTACGAAGACTGGCGCCTTTCGGCAGATGAAAGAGCTAAAGATTTAGCTTCTCAAATGTCAGTAGAACAAATTGCAGGATTAATGTTATACAGTCGTCATCAGGCTTTACCGGCAGGAATAGCAGGTTATAATGCAGGAACTTATAACGGAAAAGTATTTCCGGAAAGCAATGCTAAAGCGTACGACTTAACAGATCAGCAAAAGGCTTTTTTGAAAGAAGATAATCTTCGCCATGTTTTGATCACAAATGTAGAAAGTCCAGAAGTAGCTGCTTTATGGAACAACCAAATGCAGGCTTTCGTAGAAGGAATTGGTCTGGGAATTCCGAGTAATACCAGTACAGATCCGCGTCATAATGCAACTGTTACCGCAGAGTTTAATGCAGGAGCAGGAGGAACAATCTCAATGTGGCCGGATGGTTTAGGAATGGCATCAACTTTCGACCCCAAAATTGTAGAACAGTTTGGTCAAATTGCTGCTAAAGAATATCGTGCGTTAGGAATTGCAACAGCCTTATCTCCACAAATCGACTTAGGATCAGAACCAAGATGGTACAGGATTTCGATGACCTTTGGCGAAAGCCCAGCCTTAACCAGAGATATGGGAAGAGCTTATATTGACGGATTTCAAACTTCATACGGAAAAGACGAAATCAAGGATGGTTGGGGTTACAAAAGTGTAAATGCAATGGTAAAACACTGGCCAAGTGGTGGTGCTGAAGAAGGCGGACGTGACGGCCACTGGGCTTACGGAAAATTCGCCGTTTATCCGGGAAATAATCTTCAACAGCATATTGATCCGTTTATCAATGGTGCTTTCAAACTAAAAGGAAAAACAAGCAAAGCTTCAGCGGTGATGCCTTATTATACGATCACTTTTGATCAGGATAAAAAATACAACGAAAACGTAGCCAATGGTTACAGCAAATATATCATTACTGATTTATTGAGAGATAAATACGGTTATGACGGCGTAGTTTGTACAGATTGGCTTGTGACGGGAGATGAAGGAAAAACACCAAATCTTTTTGCCGGTAAACCTTGGGGGGTTGAGAATCTTTCGATTAATGAAAGACACTACAAAGCCATTATTGCCGGAGTAGATCAATTTGGTGGGAACAATGATAAAAAACCGGTTCTGGAAGCTTATCAAATGGGAATTAAAGAATTTGGAGAGTCTTTCATGAGAGCGCGTTTTGAAAGATCTGCCGTTCGTTTATTGAAGAATATTTTCAGAGTTGGACTTTTCGAAAATCCATATTTGAATGTTGCCGAAACAAAAGCAATTGTGGGTAATTCTGAATTTATGAAAGCAGGTTATGAGGCACAATTAAAATCGGTGGTTTTATTGAAAAACAAAGCTTCGGTTTTACCTCTTAAAGAAAAGAAGACAGTTTTTATTCCGAAGATTTATAAGGCTTCTACCAAAGACTGGTGGGGCGTTGCAAGTCAGCCAAAATTGGAATATCCGGTAAATTTAGAATTGGTTAAGAAATATTACAATGTAACCGAAGATCCATCAAAAGCAGATTTTGCTATTGTTTTTGTTACAAGTCCGCAAAGTTTAGAAGGCGGTTACGATTTAAAAGACAGACAAAACGGAAGCAACGGTTATGTGCCAATTTCACTTCAATACGGAACTTATACAGCAACCGAAGCGAGAGCCAAAAGTATCGCAGCCGGAGATCAGGTTATTGACCCTGCAATTAAGGACAGAACTTATAAAAATAAAACAGTAACAGTTGCAAATACTATGGATTTAAGAACAATTCTGGATACCAGAGACATGATGAACGGAAAACCGGTTATAGTTTCGGTTACGGCTTCAAAGCCAATGATTTTTAATGAATTTGAAAAACAGGTTGACGGTATTGTGTTGAATTTCGGAGTTTCTACGCAAGCCGTTCTGGATATTATTTCAGGAAAAACAGAACCATCAGGATTATTGCCAGTTCAGATGCCGGTGAATATGGAAACGGTTGAAAAACAATTTGAAGATGTTCCTTACGATATGACTCCGCACAAAGACAGCGAAGGCAATGTTTAC
- a CDS encoding TonB-dependent receptor, which produces MKKMLISAICMAVFPTLDAYSQDDKKQQKALDSIKTITKIVETDTKEEKNRNVMLNAANNSGPRDVNIGLPSTVGGITIQENDLPVVYYFWPELPNRTWRQSKSLERTGLLKIGEAAITTGDLGFAVNSYTKLGTDKLEIVGNFSGSSFGWMKGDLNVSGPLAKGWSYTMGAYANFDPNSFDLKFANYSDRTQIYRAGLTKKFNNGKGKISFLYKYANSASLTNYAVFRYKEGGKVEEYNDFKIGRDSYIVNDGTMKFKDILTGETKFADMGGSDAATTSHTFDILGNYDLANDWKFTFSTRFRTSKASQLIAIPLSIFQGTAADNFTYEATGQPYVGNVNSMLGLYTDGTPTTTFLSRFEIKKNVEKHKWRFGLLEYYYNVDEFTSSRSFFNQTVSANPDKLVRNTPGGTSNTDADGFYNYNVGGEYHNGFENKLSGYFSDNWTISDRLTLAYGINLRYHKLKGDYYQTPRTPNVVFDPSQKSYFDNNWFHLGGSVNAVYKVTKSAGVLADFTYTEKNGQLESYSGSVAPNLAKTKSPLAAFGLYYNLKNLSIVSQATYLTRNNYQARLNLVNPADGSQSEVATVFYDIQTLGWTTDMVATPFKGFNLHYLITFQDPVYKNYDFSAFGNNYSYNDKNVLEISKVLMEIDPSYTYGDFKVWASFRYFSKQYANLTNALFFAPRWETFGGVNYKINDHFDIGLTAVNFLNQTGAKGAISGAELITDASAYYDQLLVGSYIRPFTLEASLNFRF; this is translated from the coding sequence ATGAAAAAAATGCTAATCTCAGCAATCTGTATGGCTGTTTTTCCGACTCTTGATGCCTATTCTCAAGATGATAAAAAGCAACAAAAAGCCTTAGACTCCATTAAAACAATTACCAAAATTGTAGAAACAGATACCAAAGAAGAAAAAAATAGAAACGTAATGCTTAACGCTGCCAATAACTCAGGTCCGCGTGATGTAAATATTGGTTTGCCATCAACCGTTGGTGGAATCACGATTCAGGAAAATGATTTGCCAGTTGTGTATTATTTCTGGCCTGAATTACCAAACAGAACCTGGAGACAAAGTAAAAGTTTGGAGAGAACCGGTTTACTAAAAATTGGAGAAGCGGCTATTACAACCGGAGATTTAGGTTTTGCGGTAAACTCATACACTAAATTAGGAACAGATAAATTAGAAATTGTTGGTAATTTCTCAGGTTCAAGTTTTGGCTGGATGAAAGGAGATCTTAATGTTTCAGGACCTTTAGCAAAAGGCTGGTCGTATACCATGGGAGCTTACGCTAATTTCGATCCCAATTCTTTCGATTTAAAATTTGCCAATTATTCTGACCGAACTCAAATTTACAGAGCAGGACTTACCAAAAAATTCAATAACGGAAAAGGGAAAATAAGCTTTTTATATAAATATGCCAACTCAGCTTCTTTAACCAACTATGCCGTTTTTAGATATAAAGAAGGCGGAAAAGTCGAAGAATACAATGATTTTAAAATTGGTCGTGACTCGTACATCGTAAATGATGGAACAATGAAATTCAAAGACATACTTACCGGCGAAACTAAGTTTGCCGATATGGGCGGGAGCGATGCAGCAACAACTTCACACACATTTGATATCTTAGGAAATTACGATTTGGCCAACGACTGGAAATTTACGTTCTCAACTCGCTTCAGAACTTCAAAAGCATCACAGTTAATTGCCATTCCGTTGAGTATTTTTCAGGGAACTGCAGCTGATAATTTTACATACGAGGCAACGGGTCAGCCTTATGTAGGAAATGTAAACTCAATGTTGGGATTGTATACTGACGGAACGCCAACAACAACCTTTTTATCCCGTTTCGAAATTAAAAAGAATGTAGAGAAACACAAATGGAGATTTGGATTATTAGAATATTATTATAATGTAGACGAGTTTACTTCAAGCCGTTCTTTCTTTAATCAAACAGTAAGCGCTAATCCTGATAAATTAGTTCGAAATACTCCGGGAGGAACTTCAAATACAGATGCTGACGGATTTTATAACTACAATGTTGGTGGAGAATACCACAACGGATTCGAGAACAAATTATCAGGTTATTTCTCTGATAACTGGACTATTTCAGATCGTTTGACATTGGCTTATGGTATCAATTTAAGATACCACAAATTAAAAGGAGATTATTACCAAACACCAAGAACACCAAATGTAGTTTTCGATCCAAGCCAAAAATCATATTTTGATAACAACTGGTTTCATTTAGGAGGTTCTGTAAATGCAGTTTACAAAGTGACAAAAAGTGCCGGAGTTCTTGCTGATTTCACTTATACAGAAAAAAATGGACAGCTTGAAAGTTATTCAGGATCTGTTGCGCCTAATTTGGCTAAAACAAAAAGTCCTTTGGCAGCATTTGGATTGTACTACAACCTGAAAAATTTAAGCATTGTTTCCCAGGCAACTTATTTAACAAGAAACAATTATCAGGCGAGATTGAATCTGGTAAATCCTGCAGATGGAAGCCAGTCAGAAGTAGCAACTGTTTTTTACGATATTCAAACCTTAGGCTGGACTACAGACATGGTAGCAACACCATTTAAAGGTTTTAATCTTCATTACTTAATTACTTTTCAGGATCCGGTTTACAAGAATTATGATTTCTCTGCTTTTGGAAATAACTATTCTTATAACGATAAAAACGTTTTGGAAATTTCTAAAGTTTTAATGGAAATTGATCCGAGTTATACTTACGGAGATTTCAAGGTTTGGGCGAGTTTCCGTTATTTCAGTAAACAATATGCCAACTTAACAAACGCGTTATTTTTTGCGCCAAGATGGGAAACTTTTGGAGGTGTAAATTACAAAATCAACGATCATTTTGATATTGGTTTAACAGCTGTGAACTTCTTAAACCAAACAGGTGCAAAAGGAGCGATTAGTGGTGCGGAGCTGATTACAGATGCTTCAGCTTATTACGACCAGCTTTTGGTAGGATCTTATATTCGTCCGTTTACATTAGAAGCTTCTCTTAATTTCAGGTTCTAA
- a CDS encoding TonB-dependent receptor, with translation MIMRISLFHIFLLTCGTHMVFANEMSGQNLEAISVDIELHNQDIKTLFKTIENKTGLLFAYQPQIIKDFPKVSTPKGRRSVSDILNSVLQGSNLVYKQVDKNVVIYKKEKSKTEAETETSASKKENSDDADYMLSGKILDENGQPLPGVTISLLGGNRQGVSDFDGQFYVQLPSGKHTLRISYLGYKTQDITVENQVSVTIKMQPDLAKLDEIVVIGYGTTTKRTSTGSVVKITAEDIEKQPVTNILQTLQGRTPGVFVTQTSGYAGSDMNISIRGRNFIAGNNLPLYIVDGVPYIGDDIKEQVQDQNVIRGAQKSTSPLNIINPNDIESIEILKDADATAIYGSRGANGVVLITTKKGKSGKTEFTVTTNSGVSEVAHMAKTLGTPAYLNMLQTALTNNGDVADVDSNGIAITDWDPNAQTNWQKKLIGGTANFNNYSASLRGGNDTTNFLLSGTYHKETTVVPGDFSYDKFSTNFNINHSTLDNKLKVGASVIFATDNNKLPFFDITTYAVGTAPNRPLYNADGSYYWSPDYFSDINPLAALEKRVDDKGTNLITSLSLQYEIAKGFSFKTDLGYGRAQMQTKQFMPASASNHVYAEANGSSMNFQRSYTVSTNNTNNFTVEPQLNYTTELWKGNLTALVGGSWQNRKSEMPSYVSSSGYSSDNLIGNLGTAENITANNGSAEYKYISLFSRLNYNIDNKYILNINFRRDGSSRFGANNRFGNFGSVGAAWVFTQEKFLNSLSWLSFGKLRSSYGEIGSDEIGDYQYAETFDTRNYGDGNASMAAARIANPNIKWGLTKKFEAALDLSFLNDRISFTAAYYKNTSSNQLVNYTLSAQAGFTTYTANLPAKVENQGWEFTLATTNIHTKNFNWSTSFNISTNSNKLVSFPGIEFTSYYSQYVVGNPLGSRYLYNYTGVNANGIAQFEDLNGDGRISSGYAETGRGDRRYAGPSYPQYYGGISNTISYRAFTLDFLFQFVKQDGTTLLSSTGAQPGYPYSTANFQVDEYNDYIAQGNVLSSGFQNSFFNYLGSNASIVDASYIKLKNVSASYQIPLDEATKKYLQSIRLSVQGQNLVTFTKYKGLDPETQGLALPPLRTITLGTQFTF, from the coding sequence ATGATCATGCGAATCAGTTTATTCCACATTTTCTTACTGACCTGCGGCACGCACATGGTCTTTGCCAATGAAATGAGCGGTCAGAATCTGGAAGCGATATCTGTTGATATTGAACTTCATAATCAGGATATTAAAACCCTTTTTAAAACGATTGAAAATAAGACAGGATTACTATTTGCTTACCAGCCACAGATCATAAAAGATTTTCCTAAAGTGAGTACGCCAAAAGGACGCCGCAGTGTAAGCGATATTTTGAATAGTGTACTACAGGGCAGCAATTTGGTCTACAAACAAGTAGATAAAAATGTAGTCATTTATAAAAAAGAAAAGTCCAAAACTGAAGCCGAAACAGAAACAAGTGCTTCTAAAAAAGAAAATTCAGATGATGCTGATTATATGCTTTCAGGAAAAATTCTTGATGAAAATGGTCAGCCGCTACCAGGTGTCACTATTTCGCTTTTAGGCGGAAACAGACAAGGTGTTTCTGATTTCGACGGACAATTTTATGTTCAGCTTCCATCAGGAAAACATACCCTTAGAATATCTTATTTAGGGTATAAAACACAGGATATTACGGTTGAAAACCAAGTATCCGTTACGATCAAAATGCAACCCGATTTAGCTAAACTAGATGAGATCGTAGTGATTGGTTACGGTACAACAACCAAAAGAACTTCGACAGGATCTGTAGTAAAAATTACAGCAGAAGATATCGAAAAACAACCGGTAACCAATATTTTACAAACGCTGCAAGGAAGAACTCCGGGGGTATTTGTAACCCAGACATCCGGTTATGCAGGGTCTGACATGAATATCAGTATTCGTGGCCGAAATTTTATTGCCGGAAACAATTTACCACTTTATATTGTTGATGGTGTTCCTTATATTGGAGATGACATTAAAGAACAGGTTCAGGACCAAAATGTTATTAGAGGTGCTCAAAAATCGACCAGCCCTCTTAATATCATCAACCCAAATGATATAGAAAGTATCGAGATCTTAAAAGATGCAGATGCTACGGCAATTTACGGTTCAAGGGGAGCAAATGGTGTGGTATTAATCACGACCAAAAAAGGAAAATCTGGAAAAACAGAATTTACTGTAACTACCAATTCAGGAGTTTCTGAAGTAGCCCATATGGCAAAAACGTTAGGCACGCCAGCGTATTTAAACATGCTGCAAACGGCATTAACCAATAATGGTGATGTTGCTGATGTAGATAGCAACGGTATCGCTATTACAGACTGGGACCCGAATGCGCAAACGAACTGGCAGAAAAAATTAATAGGCGGAACAGCGAATTTTAATAATTATTCTGCGTCATTAAGAGGTGGTAATGACACGACAAATTTTCTTTTAAGTGGTACTTACCATAAAGAAACTACTGTTGTACCGGGAGATTTTAGCTATGATAAATTTTCTACCAACTTTAATATCAATCACAGTACACTGGATAATAAATTAAAAGTAGGTGCTTCTGTAATTTTTGCAACAGACAACAATAAACTGCCCTTTTTTGATATCACAACTTATGCTGTAGGCACTGCTCCTAACCGTCCGTTGTACAATGCAGATGGCAGCTATTACTGGTCTCCGGATTATTTTAGCGATATTAATCCGCTTGCTGCTTTAGAGAAAAGAGTAGACGATAAAGGAACGAACTTAATTACAAGTTTAAGTCTTCAGTATGAGATTGCAAAAGGGTTTTCTTTTAAAACTGATCTTGGATACGGAAGAGCTCAGATGCAAACCAAACAATTCATGCCGGCATCTGCAAGTAATCATGTTTACGCCGAAGCCAATGGCAGTAGCATGAACTTTCAAAGATCGTATACTGTTTCGACAAACAACACCAATAATTTTACTGTAGAGCCTCAACTGAATTATACAACTGAATTATGGAAAGGAAATCTTACCGCTCTTGTGGGAGGTTCATGGCAGAACAGAAAATCTGAAATGCCTTCTTATGTGAGTTCAAGCGGATATAGTTCAGACAATTTAATTGGAAATCTCGGAACCGCAGAAAACATAACCGCAAATAACGGAAGCGCAGAATATAAATACATTTCTCTTTTTAGCAGACTTAACTACAACATTGACAATAAATACATTCTGAACATTAACTTTAGAAGAGATGGTTCATCACGTTTTGGAGCTAATAATCGTTTTGGAAACTTTGGATCTGTGGGTGCTGCATGGGTATTTACTCAGGAAAAATTCTTAAATAGTCTTAGCTGGCTGAGTTTTGGAAAACTACGTTCTAGTTATGGAGAAATAGGAAGTGACGAAATTGGAGATTATCAATATGCTGAAACTTTTGACACTCGTAATTACGGTGACGGAAATGCTTCTATGGCGGCTGCCAGAATTGCAAATCCTAACATCAAATGGGGATTAACAAAGAAATTTGAAGCTGCTCTTGATTTAAGTTTCCTTAATGACCGTATCTCTTTTACTGCTGCTTACTATAAAAATACTTCAAGTAATCAATTGGTAAACTATACACTTAGTGCGCAGGCAGGTTTTACAACTTATACGGCAAACTTACCTGCAAAAGTTGAAAATCAAGGTTGGGAATTTACTCTTGCTACGACCAATATTCATACTAAAAACTTCAACTGGTCAACGTCCTTTAATATTTCGACCAATTCAAATAAGTTAGTATCATTTCCTGGTATAGAGTTTACCAGCTATTACTCGCAATATGTTGTTGGAAACCCTTTAGGCAGCAGGTATTTGTATAATTATACCGGTGTAAATGCCAATGGAATTGCTCAGTTTGAAGATCTAAACGGAGACGGAAGAATCTCTAGCGGATATGCAGAAACCGGCAGAGGTGACAGAAGATACGCCGGACCATCCTATCCTCAATACTACGGGGGAATCTCGAATACAATAAGTTATAGAGCTTTTACACTTGACTTTTTGTTTCAATTCGTAAAACAAGATGGTACTACTTTACTGTCTTCTACTGGTGCTCAGCCGGGTTATCCTTATTCAACAGCGAATTTTCAGGTAGACGAATACAATGATTATATCGCACAAGGAAATGTTTTAAGTTCCGGTTTTCAAAATAGTTTTTTCAATTATTTAGGATCAAATGCTTCTATTGTAGATGCATCGTATATCAAACTTAAAAATGTAAGCGCTTCATACCAGATTCCTTTAGATGAGGCAACAAAGAAATATTTACAGAGTATTCGCCTTTCGGTTCAGGGACAAAACTTAGTAACATTTACTAAATACAAAGGTCTTGATCCTGAAACGCAGGGATTGGCTTTGCCTCCATTACGTACCATCACTTTGGGAACTCAGTTTACATTTTAA
- a CDS encoding FecR family protein has protein sequence MQQKVFEELFENYLQNNLSEAEQQKLMEIIQSGTHDDFIKEKIQSLMKENQNVEILDKQKSDDILSFILSQSSAPKVISIHDNKRSYRKIGRTLVAIAAAITILFALRTAFVYENVPNAIKTKEENIEKESSILAFNGKQLIRLPDGSTIILNDKSSITYDQNDFDKETREVTLSGEAYFDIKRNEKKPFIVHTGKVSTKVLGTAFNINAYDTSDNIEVTVERGKVQVGDVKKTYGIITPNQQIKVNKNTLDFEQNNIKIETAIAWKSNYLILDDINMEEAVALISQKYKVSIVLENENIKKCRITASFLNEEDLDHVLKVVCSVIETTYHYNQNNAIVLEGKGCE, from the coding sequence ATGCAACAAAAAGTATTTGAAGAATTATTCGAAAACTACCTGCAGAATAATTTATCTGAGGCAGAACAACAAAAGCTGATGGAGATTATCCAGTCAGGCACTCATGATGATTTTATAAAAGAAAAGATTCAGTCGCTGATGAAGGAAAATCAGAATGTTGAAATTCTCGATAAACAAAAAAGTGATGATATCCTTAGTTTTATTCTTTCTCAATCATCAGCTCCTAAGGTTATTTCGATTCATGATAATAAAAGATCTTATAGAAAAATTGGAAGAACGCTGGTTGCCATTGCCGCAGCGATCACCATTTTATTTGCTTTAAGAACTGCTTTTGTTTATGAAAATGTACCTAATGCCATAAAAACAAAAGAAGAAAATATAGAGAAAGAGAGTTCGATTTTGGCATTTAACGGAAAACAGCTTATTCGTTTACCAGACGGAAGTACGATTATCCTAAACGATAAAAGCAGTATCACGTACGACCAAAATGATTTTGACAAAGAAACCAGAGAAGTTACTTTATCCGGAGAGGCTTATTTTGATATTAAAAGAAATGAGAAAAAACCATTTATCGTGCATACAGGGAAAGTAAGTACAAAAGTTTTAGGAACTGCCTTTAATATCAATGCTTACGACACATCTGATAATATAGAAGTTACGGTTGAACGTGGTAAGGTACAAGTGGGAGATGTTAAAAAAACTTACGGTATCATCACACCTAACCAACAAATAAAAGTGAACAAAAACACTTTAGACTTTGAGCAAAATAATATTAAAATCGAAACTGCAATCGCCTGGAAAAGTAATTACCTGATTCTGGACGATATCAATATGGAAGAGGCTGTTGCGCTAATTTCTCAAAAATATAAAGTCTCGATTGTATTAGAAAATGAAAACATTAAAAAATGCAGGATTACTGCCAGTTTCTTAAACGAAGAAGATTTAGATCATGTTCTAAAAGTAGTATGCAGTGTAATCGAAACCACTTATCATTATAATCAAAATAACGCCATTGTCCTGGAAGGAAAAGGCTGTGAATAG
- a CDS encoding RNA polymerase sigma factor produces the protein MSLNPNSDQSKLLYELSQGNELAFTKLYNEYKNVVFSTALKITKSRILAEEVVQDVFLKIWQNHENLAEITSIENYIFIISRNHIFDMIKKIARDTSIVVETNYKSTSTNDTEDAIKDDQYNVILNQIVDQLPPQQQKIYKMAKWDGLSHQKIGEDLGISTETVKKHMAQALKFVRTKISPYMNMFMTLFLFFKM, from the coding sequence ATGTCTTTAAATCCCAATTCCGACCAAAGCAAGCTCCTTTACGAGTTATCGCAAGGGAATGAACTGGCGTTTACAAAACTGTATAATGAATACAAAAATGTTGTTTTTTCTACTGCTTTAAAAATAACAAAATCCAGAATCTTAGCCGAAGAAGTTGTTCAGGATGTCTTTTTGAAAATCTGGCAAAATCACGAAAATCTGGCTGAAATTACCAGTATCGAAAATTATATTTTTATTATTTCCCGCAATCATATTTTTGACATGATCAAGAAAATTGCGAGAGATACGTCTATAGTTGTTGAGACTAATTACAAAAGCACATCGACCAATGATACCGAAGATGCTATAAAAGATGATCAGTACAATGTTATTCTCAATCAAATTGTTGATCAGCTTCCGCCACAGCAGCAAAAAATCTACAAAATGGCAAAATGGGATGGTTTAAGTCACCAAAAAATTGGTGAGGATTTGGGCATCTCTACAGAAACAGTAAAAAAACATATGGCTCAGGCTTTGAAATTTGTTCGCACAAAAATTTCACCTTATATGAATATGTTCATGACATTGTTTTTATTTTTTAAAATGTAA